Part of the Impatiens glandulifera chromosome 8, dImpGla2.1, whole genome shotgun sequence genome is shown below.
attcttttttctttttcttcttgatATGAATACAAACATAAATATCACAATCACAATTCTCATTTCTTAATTACTTGGCCTTCTTCTCCATCTGAATCTTCTTCTCCATTTCATGAAAAAGGGTTCCATCATAAACACCTTTTACAGTCTGTTTCTGTAACAAACCCTTCTTATCCTTAAACAACATATATAACACCTTCCATTCAACATAAGCAGCAACcctacataaacattcatattatatcatcttaatctaattagtttaattaatgaatgaatgaacTAATTTATAGTAACTAATACCATCCACCATAATCCTTAGGCACCCTTTTTGCCTTCACCATTATCATCAATTCATCTTCTGTTAATGCATCTTGATATGTACAAGCATATTTTCCAAATATCTCATCAAATTTCAACCCCACAAACCTTAAATTTTTGTTTCaacaacattaattaataataataatagtaatattaatctcttataattataattacaaacaAACTAACCTTCCTTCACTGTCATATACACCAGTATCACTCCCATGTTTGCCTCTTTGAATGTTCTTTATCTCTATAGGTAATAACACAGATGGGAATTTGCCCTTCAATATCCAGAATTATATTATCTCAATTTTCATTGTTTATATGCTTTGCTGCAAAATTCAAGGAAAAACAGAGTATTACAGGGCGGGTTTTTTGGCTGAGACCAAGATTGATGAAAATTGAAGCCACGGATGATAAGATGATGCCTGACCCAATTGCTCTGAACCCTATTCATGATTTGATATTGTTTGTTAAGATTATAAAGATTATGATTTATGATGATTGAAATGTAAAATGGAGATAGGGATAACCTTGGAATGTCTCCCATGGATAAATAATTCCATCATGATTGCGATCGAAGAATGCAACGTGTTTCTGTAAGACGGTTTGATCATCTTTATGCCCATCAATTGTAGTTTGAGATGCCATTGATGGATTCGATTTTACCTCTGAACTTTCTTTGTGTGGAGATGAAGGAATGATGGGGAATGAATGAAGGAAGAAGGATAGTGATTTGATTATAAAGAGAAGATATTAAGGGCTTGTTTGGAATtctctaaataattatatttatttttttggttaagtacaaattaatttattattatttttttataatactaGTTATGTTTCTAATTCTCGCGAGTTAAGCAAATAGTCCGCAAATCTACTCAACTAATTTAACCAAATGAGCGAAACTTATCGtatgacgggctcgaacccaaggGTCAGGACCTCAGAGAGGTTGGGGACCTGAGGTATCCATCTCTTTttgtcgctaggctagaagaggggataaaattaatttattattataaaaaaaaaaaagtgaattctAAAATATGTATTCCATACAAACTTGAGCTACTTTCTATGATAAGCATTTTTAGTAACTTAGATCATATGTTAAATTAATCTAATTGATTAGTGAATTGAGTTAGGAATTAAGTTTGATAAATTTGGATTTCTCAATTGTGTTGTTGGATATATGtaaaaagatgatgatggtccaAACACGATCCTTATCCAATTGCTCTCATTTTGATTGGAATCTTTATGATTTTTTTCCAATGTTGAATCGTGTGAAAAATCTAGATAAAATATGATCAACTTATTCAAGAACAATGATAAtcataatattacaaataactTTAGAAGCACGTAATT
Proteins encoded:
- the LOC124912417 gene encoding probable peroxygenase 4, giving the protein MASQTTIDGHKDDQTVLQKHVAFFDRNHDGIIYPWETFQGFRAIGSGIILSSVASIFINLGLSQKTRPGKFPSVLLPIEIKNIQRGKHGSDTGVYDSEGRFVGLKFDEIFGKYACTYQDALTEDELMIMVKAKRVPKDYGGWVAAYVEWKVLYMLFKDKKGLLQKQTVKGVYDGTLFHEMEKKIQMEKKAK